A part of Gossypium hirsutum isolate 1008001.06 chromosome A07, Gossypium_hirsutum_v2.1, whole genome shotgun sequence genomic DNA contains:
- the LOC107937019 gene encoding uncharacterized protein, with the protein MSRWPQLLRALTWTVVLTLMVSIASFVPEMAFVSAVSPSSSFSRSCNSEGFVRIPLDFPREKLCLPAHTVKRSKIDFFVPTIFAALVVAASACVVRSLGLWGTETG; encoded by the coding sequence ATGAGCCGGTGGCCTCAATTACTCCGTGCTCTAACCTGGACGGTTGTGTTGACTTTAATGGTAAGCATAGCATCGTTCGTACCAGAGATGGCCTTCGTATCTGCAGTATCCCCATCATCATCCTTCTCGCGCTCCTGCAACAGTGAAGGATTTGTTAGGATTCCTTTGGACTTCCCCAGGGAGAAACTGTGTTTGCCTGCTCATACGGTGAAGAGGTCTAAGATCGATTTCTTTGTGCCCACCATCTTTGCTGCTCTTGTTGTTGCTGCTTCTGCTTGTGTTGTTCGATCTCTGGGCTTATGGGGGACTGAAACTGGTTAA
- the LOC107937018 gene encoding probable histone H2B.1, giving the protein MAPKAEKKPAEKKPAEKPTEEKKSTVGEKAPAEKKPKAGKKLPKEGPGAGDKKKKKAKKSVETYKIYIFKVLKQVHPDIGISSKAMGIMNSFINDIFEKLAQESSRLARYNKKPTITSREIQTAVRLVLPGELAKHAVSEGTKAVTKFTSS; this is encoded by the coding sequence ATGGCGCCGAAAGCCGAGAAGAAGCCCGCTGAGAAGAAGCCTGCCGAGAAGCCAACGGAGGAGAAAAAGTCCACCGTCGGCGAGAAAGCCCCAGCGGAGAAGAAGCCAAAGGCCGGCAAGAAGCTTCCCAAGGAAGGTCCAGGGGCCGgagataagaagaagaagaaagccaAGAAGAGTGTTGAGACCTACAAGATCTACATCTTCAAGGTCCTGAAGCAAGTCCATCCAGATATCGGTATCTCAAGCAAAGCTATGGGAATCATGAACAGTTTCATCAACGACATCTTCGAGAAGCTGGCTCAAGAATCTTCAAGACTGGCAAGGTATAACAAGAAGCCCACCATCACTTCCAGGGAAATCCAGACGGCTGTTAGACTTGTTCTTCCTGGAGAACTTGCCAAACACGCCGTTTCTGAAGGCACCAAAGCCGTGACCAAATTTACTAGTTCTTGA